From the Marivivens sp. LCG002 genome, the window AATTTCACGACATTGAGGCTCGGGATGTCGAAGCGTTTCACGTCCGAGGTTTCAGCCCGAAAAAGTGCGGCAACGCGGTCTGTTCCAAGCCCTTTGACGACCCGATCAAAGGCTGCAGAGTCTCCGCAGAAAATGTCGATGGTAAGCCAGAAAGGCCCTGCATTCTTGGAGCGGACTTTCTGAACGATTTGGCCAAGCTCAGGCATCGTGGAACTCCAGACGGAACGCCTCCATCGGATCGGACAGATGGCGGATGTGGTTCAGGCAAAAGCCATAGGATGCGCCGCGGTCGATCTCGGCAGGGGAAAAGGGGAAGGCAAAGGTCGGCTGCTCTTCTTCTTGGGTCAGCGGATGGTGGAGCAGATAGGGGTTCATCAGCTTTGCGATTTCGTTCGCGCGCTCTTGGGTCGGGGCCGTGATGATGGCAAGAATGCCGACCTCTGTCGGGATGACCTTGCGGCTCTCGATCTCGCCAAGCGTCGACGAGAGGCCCATGATCCGCAGCTCGACGCTGAAATCATCGGGCGAGAGGCCAAGGCGGTCACAGGTCTTGGCCCTGTGTTTGACAAGAATATCGGCGCACCACGCCTCCACGTTTTCGACATAGCGGCGGTCGCGGATCGTAGCGATCTGGATCGTTTGAAAGCCCGTGACGCGTGCGCCTTCGAGCTTGACCGTATAATCGTCGGAGGGATGCCAGACAGACCCCGTGACACGCACGGAACGCTCGTCGAGCTGCTCATACTGTGTGTGGGTCACATCAAGATGGCCGCCGGGTTCATAGAGAATGAACGGATCCGAATTCTCGTAAAGCATATGTGCCGATACCGTATGCGGGCTGGCAAATGCGCCATCGGCCAAGGGCGTGACGGTGAAACCTTCTTGATCAATGTCGATCTGGATGACGCCCGATTGCGGATTGGTGGCGCAAAGCGCACCGCATTCACCGATCTTGGCCGCATGCCATGCCGCGCCCGCGTTGTCCCCCCGCGCAAGGGGGAGCGCGGCGATAATGGCGGTGTCGGTGGTGCGCCCTGCAATGACGATATCGGCGCCGCCCGCAAGCGCGGCGTTGATCTGCTCGGCCCCCGCAAGCGCGACGATATTGGTGCAGGATCGGAGGAGGTCGGCGCTGATTTCGGGCGCATGGGGAAGCGGCGTGATCTTGCCGCTCGCCAAAGTATCGACCAAGACCTCGGCGTCCTGCTGGGAATAAAGCGTCGCGATCCGTGCGGACAGGCCGAGTTCGGCCAAA encodes:
- a CDS encoding DUF4387 family protein, whose translation is MPELGQIVQKVRSKNAGPFWLTIDIFCGDSAAFDRVVKGLGTDRVAALFRAETSDVKRFDIPSLNVVKFSLPRPAIQGTPEDRDMHGAGWAPLLAEIEIN
- a CDS encoding acyclic terpene utilization AtuA family protein, with product MTRILIPSGALGLGYDKEALERGIANAPDLIAIDGGSTDSGPSYLGRGVSKYARSSTKAEWKGLIEARARAGCPLVIGTAGTCGADSTVDWLFEITREILAELGLSARIATLYSQQDAEVLVDTLASGKITPLPHAPEISADLLRSCTNIVALAGAEQINAALAGGADIVIAGRTTDTAIIAALPLARGDNAGAAWHAAKIGECGALCATNPQSGVIQIDIDQEGFTVTPLADGAFASPHTVSAHMLYENSDPFILYEPGGHLDVTHTQYEQLDERSVRVTGSVWHPSDDYTVKLEGARVTGFQTIQIATIRDRRYVENVEAWCADILVKHRAKTCDRLGLSPDDFSVELRIMGLSSTLGEIESRKVIPTEVGILAIITAPTQERANEIAKLMNPYLLHHPLTQEEEQPTFAFPFSPAEIDRGASYGFCLNHIRHLSDPMEAFRLEFHDA